From Thermoflavifilum aggregans, a single genomic window includes:
- a CDS encoding Cas8a1 family CRISPR/Cas system-associated protein, with product MTNQNTLQLYPSNWLYNAGVIGFLRILEPINKKSVEEFINNKTESIISIPPNSEDMLLNKWKELSIESKKNTSPLYGRKGYYANQTDNSIKNKIALLTRKETSENKNKNKTRKSLPEYSCIFCTNKVKVGKTNATFLNQSFGKLLLGSEKTFRNMYWNNEAHDFVCEKCEFIIICHHLAFTNLSDKSEIFINAPSFQIMYYLNKFTQEIFGSSPIQDARSKREILAMSVIEYATKIQANLASWVGMNIEIISRHGDKIEFFSLPYEVTKLLADRRIAAILSQIGEYSILNLVLDQDFSSLMEMGYRLLRIGLIPKQYRGKNEKDFVNQILQLEKNRWDPALVAQQIFQLCAYIHEKHKTNAYGYHKH from the coding sequence ATGACAAATCAAAACACGTTGCAATTATATCCTTCCAATTGGTTGTACAATGCCGGTGTGATAGGATTTCTGAGGATTTTGGAGCCAATTAATAAAAAATCAGTGGAAGAATTTATTAATAATAAAACTGAGAGTATTATATCAATACCACCTAATTCAGAAGATATGTTATTGAATAAATGGAAAGAATTGTCTATTGAATCTAAAAAGAATACGAGTCCATTATATGGAAGGAAAGGATATTATGCTAATCAAACAGATAATTCTATTAAAAATAAAATTGCATTATTAACTCGAAAAGAAACTAGTGAAAATAAAAATAAAAATAAAACTAGAAAATCTTTACCTGAATATTCATGTATTTTCTGTACAAATAAAGTTAAGGTTGGAAAAACTAACGCAACTTTTCTGAATCAATCTTTTGGAAAACTATTACTCGGTTCTGAGAAAACATTTCGTAATATGTACTGGAATAATGAAGCTCATGATTTTGTGTGTGAAAAATGCGAATTTATTATCATCTGTCATCATCTTGCTTTTACAAATCTATCAGATAAATCTGAAATTTTTATAAATGCTCCGTCTTTTCAGATTATGTATTATTTAAACAAATTTACGCAGGAAATATTTGGTTCTTCTCCCATACAGGATGCTCGCAGCAAAAGAGAAATATTAGCTATGTCAGTTATTGAATATGCCACTAAAATACAGGCTAATCTGGCTTCCTGGGTGGGAATGAATATAGAGATTATTTCAAGACATGGGGATAAGATTGAGTTTTTCAGTTTGCCTTATGAAGTCACAAAATTATTGGCTGATCGTCGCATTGCAGCCATTTTGAGCCAGATCGGAGAATATTCCATCTTAAATCTTGTACTTGATCAGGATTTCTCTAGCTTGATGGAGATGGGTTACCGCTTATTGCGTATCGGGTTAATTCCAAAACAGTATCGGGGTAAGAATGAAAAAGATTTTGTTAATCAGATTCTTCAACTGGAAAAGAATAGATGGGATCCTGCACTTGTAGCACAACAAATTTTTCAGCTTTGTGCATATATTCATGAAAAACATAAAACAAACGCATATGGATACCACAAACACTGA
- the bglX gene encoding beta-glucosidase BglX — translation MLPKLRILVIAGLSLIFTSHAWGQQQSDSAMYAFVNHLISQMTLYEKIGQLNLLTSDMAVTGPTMRKEYLDDIKAGRCGGIFNAFGPAYVRKLQQLAVDSTRLHIPLLFGFDVIHGHKTIFPIPLGMSCSWDTTAVEQAARVAATEAAADGLNWVFSPMVDIACDPRWGRVAEGAGEDPYLGSLMARAYVKGYQGYDPASPAGRLADSNTVMACVKHYALYGAVEAGREYNVVDMSRRRMFEDYLPPYEAAVDAGVGSVMSAFNEINGIPATANYWLLTDLLRRQWHFKGFVVTDYDAIPELINHGIASNLAEASKQAFLAGAEMDMQGLAYISNLKKLVEEGQISEDAIDQAVRDILVAKYKLGLFQDPYNRVSESRAEREIMSPDKLAFARQVARESMVLLKNDHQLLPLKKSGTIAVIGPLADDQRDMIGCWSGAGDWHKAVSILQGIREAVGNKARILYSLGANITDDTALLRQLNAFGGDIHPSPLSSQELIRQAVATARRADVVVMCLGESQGMSGEASSRADIHIPENQRELLKAVYATGKPIVLVLSNGRPLVLKWESEHIPAILETWFLGTEAGHAIADVLFGDYNPSGKLTMSFPYAVGQIPVYYNHKNTGRPVNPYVKWTSRYLDIPNDPLYPFGYGLSYTHFSYSPLQLDKTELMPGDMLHIRVTVTNDGDYDGTEIVQLYIRDLVADVTQPVKVLKGFQRVFLKKGESKTIEFTLTADDLRIYDKDMHYRYEPGKFEVFVGGNSRDVQQASFVLK, via the coding sequence ATGTTACCCAAGCTTCGGATTCTTGTTATAGCAGGTTTGTCTCTGATTTTTACTTCCCATGCCTGGGGCCAGCAGCAGAGCGATTCAGCCATGTATGCCTTCGTAAATCATCTCATCAGCCAGATGACGCTCTATGAAAAAATCGGCCAGCTTAATCTGCTTACAAGCGATATGGCTGTTACAGGTCCTACGATGCGCAAGGAATACCTGGACGATATCAAAGCCGGCCGCTGCGGAGGTATTTTCAATGCTTTTGGTCCGGCATACGTGCGCAAGCTGCAGCAGCTGGCGGTTGACAGTACTCGGCTGCATATTCCCCTATTGTTTGGTTTTGATGTCATTCACGGACATAAAACCATATTTCCTATTCCGCTGGGCATGTCCTGCAGCTGGGATACGACGGCTGTTGAACAAGCTGCACGTGTAGCGGCTACTGAAGCCGCAGCTGATGGATTGAATTGGGTGTTTTCGCCTATGGTGGATATTGCCTGTGATCCGCGCTGGGGTAGAGTGGCTGAAGGCGCAGGTGAAGATCCTTATCTGGGTTCGCTGATGGCAAGGGCTTATGTGAAGGGCTATCAGGGCTATGATCCGGCCTCACCTGCAGGCAGGCTAGCCGACAGCAACACCGTGATGGCCTGTGTCAAGCATTATGCCCTGTATGGCGCTGTGGAAGCAGGCCGGGAATATAATGTCGTGGATATGAGCCGGCGGCGTATGTTTGAAGATTATCTGCCGCCCTACGAAGCTGCAGTAGATGCAGGTGTGGGCTCAGTGATGAGCGCTTTCAATGAAATCAACGGCATTCCTGCCACAGCCAACTATTGGCTGCTGACCGATTTGCTTCGCCGTCAGTGGCATTTCAAAGGCTTTGTGGTCACCGATTATGATGCAATTCCCGAACTGATCAACCATGGCATAGCGTCCAATCTTGCCGAAGCCAGCAAGCAGGCCTTCCTTGCCGGTGCGGAAATGGATATGCAGGGCCTGGCTTATATCTCAAATCTGAAAAAGCTGGTGGAAGAAGGACAAATCTCTGAAGATGCCATTGATCAGGCAGTGCGCGACATTCTGGTTGCCAAATACAAGCTAGGCTTGTTTCAGGATCCATATAACCGCGTCAGCGAAAGCCGGGCTGAACGGGAAATTATGAGCCCCGACAAGCTCGCCTTTGCCCGGCAGGTAGCAAGAGAATCGATGGTGTTGCTGAAAAATGACCACCAGCTATTACCGCTTAAAAAATCCGGAACTATTGCCGTCATCGGGCCTCTGGCCGATGATCAACGCGATATGATTGGCTGCTGGTCGGGTGCGGGCGACTGGCATAAAGCCGTGAGCATCCTCCAGGGCATCCGCGAAGCTGTGGGTAACAAAGCTCGTATTCTGTATTCGCTTGGAGCCAATATTACCGACGACACGGCTTTGCTCCGTCAGCTGAATGCTTTTGGGGGCGATATTCATCCATCTCCACTTTCATCGCAGGAGCTTATCCGCCAGGCTGTAGCCACTGCCCGCCGGGCCGATGTGGTGGTGATGTGCCTGGGTGAATCACAGGGCATGAGCGGGGAAGCTTCTTCCAGAGCGGATATCCATATTCCCGAAAACCAGCGTGAATTGCTGAAGGCCGTATATGCAACTGGCAAACCCATCGTGCTGGTACTTTCCAACGGACGTCCCCTGGTGCTGAAATGGGAAAGCGAACATATTCCGGCCATCCTGGAAACCTGGTTCCTGGGCACGGAAGCCGGTCATGCTATTGCTGATGTGCTGTTTGGCGATTACAATCCTTCCGGTAAACTCACCATGTCGTTCCCCTACGCTGTAGGTCAGATTCCGGTTTATTACAATCATAAAAACACCGGCAGGCCGGTAAATCCCTATGTAAAATGGACTTCCCGGTACCTGGATATTCCCAATGATCCGCTCTATCCGTTTGGCTATGGTTTAAGCTATACCCATTTTTCCTATAGCCCATTGCAACTGGATAAAACAGAGCTGATGCCCGGCGACATGCTGCATATCCGCGTAACCGTTACCAACGATGGTGATTACGATGGAACCGAAATCGTGCAGTTGTACATCCGCGATCTGGTAGCCGATGTGACTCAGCCGGTGAAAGTGCTGAAAGGTTTTCAGCGGGTATTTCTGAAAAAAGGAGAAAGCAAAACGATTGAATTTACCCTGACGGCCGATGATCTCCGCATATACGATAAGGATATGCATTATCGTTACGAACCAGGTAAATTTGAAGTGTTTGTAGGTGGCAATAGCCGCGATGTGCAGCAGGCAAGTTTTGTACTGAAATAA
- a CDS encoding CRISPR-associated helicase/endonuclease Cas3 encodes MAEIWAKSKQYTSNRKLTLAEHTRDVFSAFHEILRRINQTYNNHLKSIIEIAIVCHDWGKVLPGFQIRTLGNKDYQSIQPMVSFPHSLASLLWINEDKLRDKLKTILQNPSDVDIYLGLIYSAIAYHHWRENFFNWVTETPDELLEFLQALDDNNIYKNQLVSNLKEEISRFKQEISLMKDIHADLSDDYEQLVSYHTNFANGLKNGVPFAEYALPPYLLYFFPRRVSFDQQKLKDWILIAGFLQRADHFASFQESEVAQYKPEIDPPELDKVKSAIQTKIKNNVPIEASGSQNSFWQFQKLHKCKDKNTILVAPTGYGKTEFAFLWSNGYKFFYTLPLRAAVNQIFLRARDIFGVDATGLLHSDADVFLLGDGGEEQTSMKVYDVARQLAFPAIISTGDQFFPYALRPPGYEKIYATFSYSRLVIDEVQAYDPTAAAIIVKFLEDMFQMGGRFLLMTATLPKFVQDEIEKVVGKDNFKNLNIYEEERFKEIKKHYIKLEIIRNNKNEKKPDFIIPDEKLDEVLSKASEGKRVLITANTVQAAQNIFERLRKKIEDNPNYSQLRGRVWLFHSRFTLKDREKKEELLRIEFKNPKPDNEHVGKILVATQVVEASLDIDADVLFTELAPLDALVQRMGRVWRRYGPMVDFDKIPKPEEPNVYVWVFEHGLQSGQHYVYDRDLLLLTIKILYDIRSNNTNNMSKNENYKDWLREKINKKNNKQERVSEILKELFGEADKQSKKAIDSSFACLLSEYHKFVCVEKLYDLPDEHHYLEQFHKTKDILDAGYMSDRKQEAQKMFRQIYDVSVIPAKFLNSDNSLSEKIISFFESGSKSFTNFKADVLSHFLVHVPYYSVKDYLNLDNLVIYNIGDLIVDHPELSSWLKDIYVINQQYDVEIGFIITNERTFSEYL; translated from the coding sequence ATGGCAGAAATCTGGGCAAAAAGTAAACAATATACAAGCAATAGGAAGCTAACCCTTGCCGAACATACCAGAGATGTATTTTCTGCATTTCATGAAATATTACGAAGAATTAACCAAACATACAACAATCATTTAAAGTCTATAATTGAAATAGCTATTGTATGCCACGACTGGGGAAAAGTATTACCCGGATTTCAGATTCGCACGCTTGGAAATAAAGATTATCAATCCATTCAACCGATGGTGTCTTTTCCACATTCCTTGGCTTCATTGTTATGGATTAATGAGGATAAGCTTAGAGATAAATTGAAAACAATATTACAGAATCCATCCGATGTTGATATTTACTTGGGCCTGATATACTCTGCTATAGCTTATCATCACTGGAGAGAAAATTTTTTCAACTGGGTAACCGAAACACCTGATGAACTATTGGAGTTCCTTCAAGCATTGGATGATAATAATATATATAAAAATCAATTGGTATCTAATTTAAAAGAAGAAATATCGAGATTCAAACAAGAAATTTCTCTCATGAAAGATATACATGCTGATTTGAGTGATGATTATGAGCAATTGGTTTCCTATCATACAAATTTCGCAAATGGATTAAAAAATGGTGTTCCATTTGCAGAATATGCTTTGCCTCCTTATCTGCTTTATTTTTTTCCTCGTCGGGTAAGCTTTGATCAGCAAAAGTTGAAAGATTGGATATTGATTGCAGGTTTTTTACAACGTGCCGACCATTTTGCATCTTTTCAGGAATCTGAAGTAGCGCAATATAAACCTGAAATAGATCCACCAGAACTAGATAAAGTGAAATCCGCTATTCAAACTAAGATTAAAAACAATGTGCCCATTGAAGCAAGTGGAAGCCAGAATAGTTTCTGGCAGTTTCAGAAATTACATAAGTGTAAAGACAAAAATACCATTTTAGTTGCTCCGACAGGTTATGGGAAAACGGAATTCGCTTTTCTTTGGTCAAATGGATATAAATTTTTTTACACACTACCTCTTCGTGCAGCTGTAAACCAAATTTTCCTTCGCGCCCGGGATATTTTTGGCGTAGATGCAACTGGCTTGTTACATTCTGATGCCGATGTGTTTTTGCTGGGCGATGGGGGAGAAGAGCAGACAAGCATGAAAGTCTATGATGTAGCCAGACAGCTTGCTTTCCCAGCAATTATTTCCACTGGTGATCAGTTTTTTCCTTACGCTTTACGTCCGCCTGGCTATGAAAAAATTTATGCTACTTTTTCATATTCCCGCCTCGTAATAGATGAAGTGCAGGCTTATGATCCAACAGCGGCTGCCATTATCGTGAAATTCTTAGAGGATATGTTTCAGATGGGAGGAAGGTTTCTTCTGATGACAGCTACTTTGCCCAAATTTGTACAAGATGAAATTGAAAAGGTTGTAGGAAAAGATAACTTTAAAAATTTAAATATCTATGAAGAAGAGAGATTTAAAGAGATTAAAAAACATTACATAAAACTTGAAATTATACGGAATAATAAGAATGAAAAAAAACCTGATTTTATCATTCCTGATGAGAAATTGGATGAGGTGCTAAGTAAGGCCAGTGAGGGAAAACGTGTGCTTATTACAGCAAATACCGTTCAAGCTGCACAGAATATCTTTGAAAGATTAAGGAAAAAAATTGAAGATAATCCTAACTATAGCCAGTTGCGGGGCAGGGTTTGGCTTTTCCATTCGAGGTTTACGTTAAAAGATAGGGAGAAAAAGGAAGAATTACTTAGGATTGAATTCAAAAATCCCAAACCAGATAATGAACATGTAGGTAAGATTCTGGTAGCTACTCAGGTTGTAGAAGCCTCACTTGATATAGATGCTGATGTATTATTTACTGAGCTGGCACCTCTTGATGCATTGGTACAACGAATGGGAAGGGTATGGAGGAGATATGGCCCTATGGTTGATTTTGATAAAATTCCCAAGCCTGAAGAACCAAATGTATATGTATGGGTATTTGAACATGGATTGCAATCCGGACAGCATTATGTATATGATCGGGATCTTCTCCTGTTGACAATTAAAATTTTATATGATATACGTTCTAATAATACTAATAATATGAGTAAGAATGAGAATTATAAGGATTGGTTACGAGAAAAAATTAATAAGAAAAATAATAAACAGGAGAGAGTCAGTGAAATTTTAAAAGAATTGTTTGGAGAAGCTGATAAGCAAAGCAAAAAGGCTATTGATTCTTCATTTGCATGTTTGTTATCGGAATATCATAAATTTGTATGCGTTGAAAAGCTATATGATTTGCCTGATGAGCATCATTACCTGGAACAATTTCACAAAACCAAAGATATACTTGACGCCGGATATATGTCGGATCGAAAGCAGGAAGCACAAAAAATGTTTCGCCAGATATATGATGTATCCGTTATACCTGCAAAATTTCTTAATAGTGACAACTCGTTAAGTGAAAAAATAATAAGCTTTTTTGAAAGTGGGTCAAAATCTTTTACAAATTTTAAAGCTGATGTCCTAAGTCATTTTCTTGTTCATGTCCCTTATTATTCTGTTAAAGATTATCTTAATTTAGATAACCTGGTAATTTACAACATAGGCGATCTAATAGTTGACCATCCTGAGCTTTCTTCCTGGTTGAAGGATATTTATGTGATAAATCAACAATATGATGTTGAGATAGGCTTCATAATTACAAATGAGAGGACTTTTAGTGAATATTTATAA
- the cas5b gene encoding type I-B CRISPR-associated protein Cas5b — protein sequence MYFLRLQIYQPQAHYRIPFTYQRRHTYPIPPYSTVIGFLCNVLGIDDPVKTEKIGNNSVVLYEQLKKIKISIAGRFESKTTEYIWFRNLSATAHEKRFASVNNRFINGHVEHIGGQSPVLIDILDEVNLIIYLAHEDKGFLELIKSSIEFPVRRLEILHLGRAEDWIVIKEISAVSELNFPVKRNDMRTDYFFWIPEKMYVTNHDLLPSDFHQFQGLLFRITTWWEVRDFEKTYNRHGYRNFQYMPVKLNDGLFVRQQFMIDEQHKNFPVFLADLN from the coding sequence ATGTATTTTTTGCGATTGCAGATCTATCAGCCACAGGCACATTACAGAATTCCCTTTACCTATCAAAGAAGGCATACTTATCCTATTCCGCCTTACTCAACGGTAATCGGATTTCTGTGTAATGTGCTGGGTATAGATGATCCGGTTAAAACAGAAAAAATAGGTAACAATAGCGTGGTACTTTATGAACAGCTGAAAAAGATAAAAATTTCCATAGCCGGTCGGTTTGAAAGTAAGACAACTGAATATATCTGGTTTCGCAACTTATCAGCTACAGCTCATGAAAAACGATTTGCTTCCGTTAATAATCGTTTCATCAATGGTCATGTGGAACACATAGGTGGACAATCACCTGTTCTGATAGATATATTAGATGAGGTGAACCTGATCATTTATCTTGCTCATGAGGATAAGGGGTTTTTGGAGCTTATTAAATCCTCAATAGAATTTCCTGTTCGCAGGCTGGAAATATTGCATCTGGGTCGTGCCGAAGATTGGATAGTGATAAAGGAAATATCGGCCGTATCTGAATTAAATTTTCCTGTGAAGCGAAATGATATGCGCACCGATTATTTCTTCTGGATACCGGAAAAAATGTACGTTACGAATCATGATCTTTTGCCATCTGATTTTCATCAGTTTCAGGGCTTGCTGTTTCGGATAACGACTTGGTGGGAAGTGCGGGATTTTGAAAAAACTTATAACAGACATGGCTATCGGAATTTTCAATATATGCCGGTTAAACTGAACGATGGCCTGTTTGTCAGGCAGCAATTTATGATAGACGAGCAGCATAAAAACTTTCCTGTATTCTTAGCTGATTTAAACTAA
- the cas7i gene encoding type I-B CRISPR-associated protein Cas7/Cst2/DevR: MNNSNNQLKNVTITIIFDGAALNRDEKIGGNILSIKKLNVNGETRSFIGKPAIRHYLFQTLKAGFGWKEAKVTNQGQVIQFDIFQDDILTSEELDVFGYMYTISGQTSITRKSPLGITKAVSLFSYNADMSFYANHDLLKRINNQGKDVNPNPFNKEEHSSFYKLTFTIDVDKLGKDIWIIEQYKYDQNNGDLFLEVRKPFELVLKNVNLKAKNEDNETELEEDQEVYIIDDKEILFSGSNIIVDENLVEKELDSKTNKEYIHFKPKYIYKDKKKDDAVQESTDSPKNKKKKEHEKIVDFSYIQDKRTFTIPIYDLNYNEEKKQLKIKIGVRKSIKCMKIDDYNFEFFDHNEIVDVNNNVNREKIGTIEIFHLGSDARKLQHEDNKNRVDDRGPFRVIFKVDEARKKKIITQLIEAIRNGLYAQSSGEANTIVPLFFMAAAVKVPSPVLHPYIDICHEQGTYKVIGVKDALSNGWIEKDHDSKPLLAYVQGSERLPFEPDGSVKIVSDWNQFMKGIGLSLDDKKDSQEGSSSSANPSNHQ; the protein is encoded by the coding sequence ATGAACAACTCAAACAATCAACTGAAAAACGTAACCATCACGATTATCTTCGATGGCGCTGCCCTAAATAGGGACGAAAAAATTGGTGGTAATATTCTATCAATCAAAAAGCTTAATGTAAATGGAGAAACCCGTTCATTCATCGGAAAACCTGCGATAAGACATTATTTATTTCAAACACTTAAAGCAGGATTTGGATGGAAAGAAGCGAAAGTCACAAATCAAGGTCAAGTGATTCAATTCGATATTTTTCAAGACGATATTTTGACGAGTGAGGAGTTGGATGTATTCGGATACATGTATACCATTAGCGGTCAAACATCAATCACTCGTAAGTCTCCCTTAGGTATTACAAAAGCGGTTTCATTATTTTCTTACAATGCAGATATGTCTTTCTATGCTAATCATGATTTATTGAAAAGAATAAATAATCAGGGGAAGGATGTTAATCCTAATCCATTTAACAAAGAGGAACATTCATCTTTTTATAAACTCACTTTTACAATTGATGTAGATAAATTAGGTAAAGATATTTGGATTATAGAACAATATAAGTATGATCAAAATAATGGGGATTTGTTTCTTGAAGTACGGAAGCCATTTGAATTAGTTTTAAAAAATGTCAATTTAAAAGCTAAAAATGAGGATAATGAGACTGAGTTAGAAGAAGATCAAGAAGTTTACATTATTGATGATAAAGAAATTCTTTTTTCAGGATCGAATATTATTGTTGATGAAAATCTTGTTGAAAAAGAATTAGATAGTAAAACCAATAAAGAATATATACATTTTAAACCAAAATATATATATAAAGATAAAAAAAAGGATGATGCTGTTCAAGAATCAACAGACAGTCCTAAGAATAAGAAAAAAAAGGAACATGAAAAAATTGTAGATTTTTCATATATTCAAGATAAAAGGACTTTTACAATTCCAATTTATGATCTTAATTATAATGAAGAAAAAAAGCAGCTAAAAATTAAAATTGGTGTCAGAAAATCTATTAAATGCATGAAGATCGATGATTACAATTTTGAGTTTTTTGATCATAATGAAATTGTTGATGTAAATAATAATGTAAATCGTGAGAAAATTGGAACCATAGAAATATTTCACCTAGGATCGGATGCGAGAAAACTCCAGCATGAAGATAATAAAAATAGGGTAGATGATAGAGGCCCATTTAGAGTTATTTTTAAAGTAGACGAAGCTCGAAAGAAAAAAATTATTACACAACTTATTGAAGCCATCCGCAATGGTCTTTATGCTCAATCCAGTGGCGAAGCTAATACAATTGTGCCTCTGTTTTTCATGGCTGCTGCTGTGAAGGTGCCATCTCCAGTATTGCATCCATATATTGACATATGCCATGAGCAAGGTACCTACAAAGTCATCGGTGTAAAGGATGCTCTCAGCAACGGATGGATTGAAAAAGATCATGATAGCAAACCTTTGCTTGCTTATGTACAAGGTTCTGAACGGTTGCCTTTTGAACCCGATGGATCTGTTAAGATAGTATCAGATTGGAATCAATTTATGAAAGGAATTGGTTTAAGTTTAGATGATAAAAAGGATTCACAAGAGGGAAGCAGCTCTTCTGCAAATCCATCGAATCATCAATAA
- the cas6 gene encoding CRISPR-associated endoribonuclease Cas6 yields the protein MMRLQITMEARQPDPVLPCNYQYPLSAAIYRILNQADDAYAQFLHDTGHRAAHRLKGFKLFSFSDLRMPFQIRGDRLYVQGKKLSFRLCFYMPDAADRFLMGLFARQQIEIADRISRASFLIQQAEVLPDPLDRPTHQIEELVLQPMSPLVVGRKNERGNYDFLPPDDPAFVQWLIYNWIEKYRSIHGKIDFVETTQWGEWDACRSQIEVQPLLNDVPYRSRLITIKAFTPQQTRIRGFDRFQLRVRAPVPLLKLSLHGGLGLYNAMGMGYMDMAEKVEKIFSLRK from the coding sequence ATGATGCGTTTGCAAATCACCATGGAAGCCCGGCAGCCGGATCCGGTTTTGCCCTGCAATTATCAATATCCATTGTCTGCAGCCATTTATCGTATCCTCAATCAGGCCGACGATGCATATGCACAATTTCTCCATGATACAGGACATCGGGCTGCTCATCGGTTAAAGGGTTTTAAGCTTTTTTCATTTTCTGATTTGCGCATGCCTTTTCAGATTCGGGGCGATCGCCTGTATGTACAGGGTAAAAAATTGAGTTTCCGGTTGTGTTTTTATATGCCTGATGCAGCAGATCGTTTTTTAATGGGTTTATTTGCCCGACAGCAAATCGAGATTGCTGACCGCATCAGCCGCGCATCTTTTCTGATTCAGCAGGCAGAAGTGCTCCCCGATCCGCTTGACAGGCCAACCCATCAGATAGAGGAACTTGTTTTGCAACCGATGTCACCATTGGTTGTGGGCAGGAAAAATGAGCGAGGCAATTACGATTTTCTCCCTCCCGATGATCCGGCATTTGTTCAATGGCTGATATATAACTGGATTGAAAAATATCGTTCTATTCATGGTAAAATTGATTTCGTTGAAACCACACAATGGGGTGAATGGGATGCATGCAGATCACAGATCGAAGTGCAACCTTTATTGAATGATGTGCCTTACCGAAGCAGACTTATTACCATTAAAGCCTTTACCCCACAACAGACGCGAATCCGAGGATTTGATCGTTTTCAACTCCGCGTACGTGCACCGGTTCCCTTGCTGAAACTCTCGTTACATGGAGGTTTGGGATTGTACAATGCCATGGGTATGGGTTATATGGATATGGCTGAAAAAGTTGAAAAAATTTTTTCTCTGCGCAAATAG
- the cas6 gene encoding CRISPR-associated endoribonuclease Cas6, producing the protein MRLRINIHLEKPRLPKDYRSGFMSLIKAALEKGNAGVYHTWYGQRTLKPFTFSVYFPQIQKEVKGDEIEVGNKAVLNFSSFDPMLLAYIYNGIKTISSFPWKDYNRFTVEYVNLLPYRQIKKDCCVFKTLSPFLVNDKQDQSRYLTPDDAAFDDGLRHSINLLSQQFLGKDMQDFRYHISHHRKMVVSHYRQSMTAIKAIIEIQAAPEVLNLLYDVGIGVRRSQGFGMVELVK; encoded by the coding sequence ATGCGTTTGCGAATCAATATTCATTTAGAAAAGCCAAGGCTTCCGAAAGATTATCGGAGCGGATTTATGTCGCTCATCAAAGCTGCATTGGAAAAAGGAAATGCAGGTGTGTACCATACATGGTATGGACAAAGAACATTAAAGCCATTTACTTTTTCGGTTTATTTTCCACAAATACAGAAAGAGGTAAAGGGCGATGAAATAGAAGTGGGCAATAAGGCTGTGTTGAATTTTTCAAGCTTCGATCCAATGTTGCTGGCTTATATATACAACGGCATTAAGACTATCTCCAGCTTCCCTTGGAAAGACTACAATCGCTTCACGGTTGAATATGTCAATTTGTTACCATATAGACAAATAAAAAAGGATTGTTGCGTATTCAAAACCTTATCGCCTTTTCTGGTAAACGACAAGCAGGATCAGTCAAGATACCTAACTCCGGATGATGCAGCGTTTGATGATGGACTAAGACATAGCATCAACCTGCTTTCCCAGCAGTTTTTGGGCAAGGATATGCAGGATTTCCGTTACCACATCAGCCATCACAGGAAAATGGTAGTCAGCCACTACAGGCAATCTATGACAGCTATCAAGGCCATTATAGAAATACAGGCAGCCCCTGAGGTATTGAATCTGCTTTATGATGTAGGGATAGGAGTGAGAAGGAGCCAGGGCTTTGGAATGGTTGAACTTGTAAAATAA